The genomic stretch gaaatgaaatgaagaggatcctaatCAGTAGCATACTGAACTTTATGAGcatttaatttcttgttttcaaattCTACACGTACCAAACACTTTTGAGTACTATTTTAGGCAGTGATGGAGTAGTGGGAATGGTGCTCCCCAACACATCAGAGGAGGTGGTGTTGAAGCTGAAGAAAGGAGATGTGATACCAGTGCCAACAGGATCAGTCTCATGGTGGTTCAACGGTGGAGATTCCGAGTTTGCTATGGTCTTCTTGGGAGAAACATCAAAGAGTTACATCTCCGGCGAATTCACCTACTTCTTTTTGTCTGGAGCTCAAGGAATCATGGCAGGATTCTCCCCTGAGTTTCTTAGCGTAGCGTATAACACCGACAAAAATGGCGCAAATAAGCTCGCAAAAAGCCAAACCGGTGTCCTCATAATCAAGCTACAAGAAGGAAAATGCATGCCGGAGCCCAACGCAGAAAAAACCGGCAAATTGGTTTACAACATCGACGCTGCATTGCCGGATCTTCGTGTCAAAAACGGCGGCGCTGTCTCTGCATTGACGGAAGACAAGTTTCGCTTCCTCGGGCAAGTTGATAAGCTGAGCGGCAGCCTCGTTAAGCTTGATGCTGAAGCAATGCGGTCGCCGTTGTTTGCTGCTGATTCTGCAGTGCAGCTGATTTATGTTGCGAGAGGAAGCGGGCGCGTTCAGATAGTGGGCATCAATGGCAAGCGCGTGCTGGACACGGAAGTGAAGACTGGTCACTTGCTTGTTGTGCCGAGATTCTTCGTCGTCGCCCAACTTGCTGGCGGAGATGGACTCGAGTGTTTCTCTATAATAACAAACAAGCAGTAAGTATTAGTATTagttaatttggttaattagtTATTTCAAAACTCcgatataaaaaaatagttatttcaaaatttataatttaaaaacgaaatttttaaaaatgtagtatgTACCCGTCTATTCTTATAattaagcttaaacttttaggttaaataatgatttaacagTACTTTAAAATCGTGCACTTTTTGTAAAGATCTGTGATTtgaaaaatgcatatttttttacgttcacaattttctctttaaaatgtcaaaaatttCCTCCGAACTGGGTAAGCGGATATGTCCTTTTGCATGTAAGAAAGTgacacatgttacttttatagatggagttggagaaaatttctccaacctaaTTTGATAGAAAACTCTACCCGACCGGCCCTCTGCGAAATCACATTAATTGCCAAATGCAATCTACTCTTTATTTAAATCTAGGTTGATGATCATATGTTGTAAttgtttgttaaatattttgataaaattttattgaaaatggTATTTCATTGTTCtttctaattaattttctgTAGGCCTGTCCTGGAAGAGCTTGCTGGCAAGGGATCGGTGTGGGAGGCATTTTCCCCGGCGGTAATAGAAGCCTCCCTGAATGTATCTGCAGAGTTTGGGAAAGTTTTCAAGTCAAAATTGCAAAAGACTACTGTCCTTATCCCTCCACAAAATTAATTGAATCCTTGCGGattaaaaactatatatgttttgaggttataaaaataaataaaagttcaaTATTGGTTATATATTCTGTTGTAAttcttatgaaaataaattaataaataaatagttttcTGGGctcttaaattatatgatctCATAAATTTAAGTGGGTAGATGCGGCGGTGATTGATTCCTCTGGCTGAGTTTCCAATGAtgaaagaataatgctatactTACTCTTacttttttacacaattttttcatgctcgtaggtggcttttaaaactaccattggatatgagatagatcttaattgaattttgatccaatggtgattttaaaagccacttattaatatgaaaaaattgtataaagaAATGAGAGTATAATCCTCATGATAAAATAGTCTATTTGTTATGAGAAATGGTCAATTTTGACTTCTCAATTAATTGGAGAAATATATcataaatgcttttttttttttgaaaaaaaaaaaaaaaaaaaaaagaggtaatgttctttatatttctagataatttttttataatggaAATGGGATATTTGAATGGATAATCGAATGGATTTGCATGATATATAAGAAAAGATGAGATGATTAATACTGAAAATGTGTattgaaaatatgaaaagagtaagagcttgtttgggattgcgtttgaaaaataaaacttttaagttaaaaaatgttttttagcaaaagcttcattttcaagtttttgtcaaaagtacgttttgctttcaattttttttaccaaacgagtacttttctTTAAATGAACT from Corylus avellana chromosome ca1, CavTom2PMs-1.0 encodes the following:
- the LOC132167242 gene encoding cocosin 1-like; protein product: MEFELTPRLAETIFEGDGGGYYSWSSSKYPALGEAKVGAGKLVLHPRGFALPHYADSSKLGYVLQGSDGVVGMVLPNTSEEVVLKLKKGDVIPVPTGSVSWWFNGGDSEFAMVFLGETSKSYISGEFTYFFLSGAQGIMAGFSPEFLSVAYNTDKNGANKLAKSQTGVLIIKLQEGKCMPEPNAEKTGKLVYNIDAALPDLRVKNGGAVSALTEDKFRFLGQVDKLSGSLVKLDAEAMRSPLFAADSAVQLIYVARGSGRVQIVGINGKRVLDTEVKTGHLLVVPRFFVVAQLAGGDGLECFSIITNKQPVLEELAGKGSVWEAFSPAVIEASLNVSAEFGKVFKSKLQKTTVLIPPQN